A genome region from Streptomyces pratensis includes the following:
- the cobJ gene encoding precorrin-3B C(17)-methyltransferase, with amino-acid sequence MPEQQHTGSTGRLYGVGLGPGDPALMTVRAVQIIGEADVVAYHSARHGRSIARSIAAQHIRADHIEEALVYPVTTETTDHPGGYRGALDEFYAEAAARLAVHLDAGRTVAVLAEGDPLFYGSYQHMHKRLADRYETEVIPGVTSVSAAAARLGTPLVEAEEVLTILPGTLPEEELTARLAATDSAVVMKLGRTFPAVRRAFEASGRLPEARYVERATMAGERTGYLADTDADSVPYFAVAVLPSRIDASRPEPAAGSGAVVVVGTGPAGPLWLTPETRGALAAADDLVGYTTYLDRVPVRPGQLRHGSDNKVESERAEFALDLARRGRRVAVVSGGDPGVFAMATAVLEVASQDAYKDIAVRVLPGVTAANAAAARAGAPLGHDYATISLSDRLKPWEVIAERLRAAATADLVMALYNPGSRSRTWQVGKARDLLLEHRSPDTPVVLGRDVGGPAESVRTVRLADLDPAEVDMRTILIVGSSQTRWVRRGDGEQIVWTPRHYPED; translated from the coding sequence ATGCCCGAGCAGCAGCACACGGGGAGCACGGGGCGGCTGTACGGCGTCGGGCTCGGCCCGGGCGACCCGGCGCTGATGACCGTGCGGGCGGTGCAGATAATCGGCGAGGCCGACGTCGTCGCGTACCACTCCGCCCGGCACGGCCGCTCCATCGCGCGCTCGATCGCGGCGCAGCACATCCGCGCCGACCACATCGAGGAAGCGCTGGTCTACCCCGTCACGACGGAGACCACGGACCACCCGGGCGGCTACCGGGGCGCGCTGGACGAGTTCTACGCCGAGGCCGCCGCCCGTCTCGCGGTGCACCTCGACGCCGGGCGCACCGTCGCCGTGCTGGCCGAAGGAGACCCGCTCTTCTACGGCTCGTACCAGCACATGCACAAGCGGCTCGCGGACCGCTACGAGACCGAGGTCATCCCCGGTGTCACCTCGGTCAGCGCCGCCGCCGCCCGTCTCGGCACCCCGCTCGTCGAGGCCGAGGAAGTACTGACCATCCTGCCCGGCACGCTGCCGGAGGAGGAGCTGACCGCACGTCTGGCGGCCACGGACTCCGCCGTGGTGATGAAGCTGGGCCGCACCTTCCCCGCCGTGCGCCGTGCGTTCGAGGCGTCCGGGCGGCTGCCCGAGGCACGGTACGTCGAGCGCGCCACCATGGCCGGCGAGCGGACCGGCTACCTCGCGGACACCGACGCGGACTCCGTGCCGTACTTCGCGGTCGCCGTGCTGCCCAGCCGGATCGACGCGTCCCGGCCCGAGCCGGCCGCCGGTTCCGGTGCGGTCGTCGTGGTCGGCACGGGGCCGGCCGGGCCGCTGTGGCTGACGCCCGAGACACGCGGGGCGCTGGCCGCCGCCGACGACCTGGTCGGCTACACGACGTATCTGGACCGGGTACCGGTGCGGCCGGGCCAGCTGCGTCACGGCTCCGACAACAAGGTCGAGTCGGAGCGCGCCGAATTCGCCCTCGACCTCGCACGCCGGGGGCGCCGGGTGGCCGTCGTGTCCGGGGGCGACCCCGGGGTCTTCGCGATGGCGACCGCCGTGCTGGAAGTGGCCTCGCAGGACGCGTACAAGGACATCGCGGTGCGGGTGCTCCCCGGGGTGACCGCCGCCAACGCCGCGGCCGCCCGGGCGGGTGCGCCGCTGGGCCACGACTACGCCACCATCTCGCTCTCCGACCGGCTCAAGCCGTGGGAGGTCATCGCCGAGCGGCTGCGCGCCGCGGCCACGGCCGACCTGGTGATGGCGCTCTACAACCCCGGCTCCCGCAGCCGGACCTGGCAGGTCGGCAAGGCCCGCGACCTGCTGCTGGAGCACCGCTCCCCGGACACACCCGTGGTGCTCGGCCGCGACGTCGGCGGGCCGGCGGAGAGCGTACGGACGGTGCGGCTGGCCGATCTGGACCCTGCCGAGGTGGACATGCGGACGATCCTCATCGTCGGGTCCTCACAGACCCGGTGGGTACGCCGGGGCGACGGAGAGCAGATCGTCTGGACGCCGCGCCACTACCCGGAGGACTGA
- a CDS encoding precorrin-8X methylmutase, whose translation MHQYEKDGPAIYRQSFATIRAEADLAGLPADVSQVAVRMIHACGMVDLVRDLAFSPNAVADARAALRSGAPILCDVAMVASGVTRKRLPADNEVICTLSDPTVPELAAKLGTTRSAAALELWRDRMEGAVVAVGNAPTALFRLLEMIEEGAPRPAAVIGVPVGFIGAAESKEALAAHPSGLEHLVVRGRRGGSAIAAAALNAIASEEE comes from the coding sequence GTGCATCAGTACGAGAAGGACGGACCGGCGATCTACCGCCAGTCCTTCGCCACCATCCGCGCGGAGGCGGATCTGGCAGGGCTGCCCGCCGACGTGAGCCAGGTCGCCGTCCGCATGATCCACGCCTGCGGCATGGTCGACCTCGTACGCGATCTCGCCTTCTCGCCGAACGCGGTGGCCGACGCCCGCGCGGCCCTGCGGTCCGGCGCGCCGATCCTGTGCGACGTGGCCATGGTCGCCAGCGGTGTCACCCGCAAACGGCTGCCCGCGGACAACGAGGTGATCTGCACCCTGTCCGACCCCACCGTTCCCGAGCTGGCGGCGAAGCTCGGCACCACCCGCAGCGCCGCGGCCCTGGAGCTGTGGCGGGACCGGATGGAGGGCGCGGTCGTCGCCGTCGGGAACGCGCCCACCGCGCTCTTCCGGCTGCTGGAGATGATCGAGGAGGGCGCCCCGCGCCCCGCCGCCGTCATCGGCGTGCCCGTCGGCTTCATCGGGGCCGCCGAGTCCAAGGAGGCCCTGGCCGCCCATCCGTCCGGGCTGGAACACCTCGTCGTGCGGGGCAGGCGTGGTGGCAGCGCCATCGCCGCCGCCGCCCTCAACGCGATCGCCAGCGAGGAGGAGTGA
- a CDS encoding nitrite/sulfite reductase: MLAAMSASPLTTSPAGGACARSSGDACPGALRLHRADDGALARIRIPGGVLTPRQAVALGRAAEHLGDGELHLTSRGNVQLRGLAPDCGTELASLLDEAGLLPSARHERVRNVVASPLSGLDGLGAADIRPWLTGLDRLLCGSDSATALSGRFLFALDDGRGDVDALGADLTLIGHGDGGALLRIGDGDAVLRVHATDGPRAALSAADAFLDAARDTGAWRVKDLPADAAAALPAEVGRRLRQAGVAVAPDRLHRPLEARPPAPGPVQGTPGEYALSVGVPLGRLDPAQWRLLSGAGELRLTPWRGVVVTGIGRARAGSLLDRLAEAGLITGPGSPWVGVGACIGRPGCAKSLADVRAEAGAAVGPAGRLPVYWSGCERRCGHPHGEWIDVVATPDGHRISHVRGDLATGTATVRDDPVALAAAVAAARGART; this comes from the coding sequence ATGCTCGCCGCCATGTCCGCCTCCCCCCTTACGACCTCACCCGCGGGCGGTGCGTGTGCCCGGAGCAGCGGCGACGCCTGCCCCGGCGCGCTGCGTCTGCACCGGGCGGACGACGGTGCGCTGGCGCGGATCCGCATACCCGGCGGGGTGCTGACGCCCCGCCAGGCAGTGGCGCTGGGACGGGCCGCCGAGCACCTCGGTGACGGTGAGCTGCATCTCACCTCCCGCGGAAACGTGCAGCTGCGCGGGCTCGCGCCGGACTGCGGTACGGAGCTTGCGAGTCTGCTCGACGAGGCCGGACTGCTGCCCTCCGCCCGTCATGAACGGGTACGCAACGTGGTCGCGTCCCCGCTCTCCGGTCTCGACGGCCTCGGCGCGGCAGACATCCGGCCCTGGCTGACCGGACTGGACCGCCTCCTCTGCGGAAGTGACAGCGCGACGGCGCTCTCCGGACGTTTCCTGTTCGCACTCGACGACGGCCGTGGCGACGTGGACGCCCTCGGCGCCGACCTCACCCTCATCGGCCACGGTGACGGCGGCGCCCTCCTCCGCATCGGGGACGGCGACGCCGTCCTCCGCGTCCACGCCACCGACGGACCCCGCGCCGCGCTGTCCGCTGCCGACGCCTTCCTCGACGCGGCCCGGGACACCGGCGCCTGGCGGGTGAAGGACCTGCCGGCCGACGCCGCGGCCGCGCTGCCCGCCGAGGTCGGCCGACGGCTGCGGCAGGCAGGTGTCGCCGTCGCACCGGACCGGCTTCACCGCCCCCTCGAAGCCCGTCCCCCCGCCCCCGGGCCCGTCCAGGGCACCCCCGGCGAGTACGCGCTGTCCGTCGGCGTACCGCTGGGACGGCTGGACCCGGCTCAGTGGCGGCTGCTGTCGGGCGCCGGGGAACTGCGCCTCACCCCCTGGCGCGGGGTCGTCGTCACCGGGATCGGGCGCGCCCGTGCGGGCAGCCTGCTGGACCGTCTCGCCGAGGCCGGTCTGATCACCGGCCCCGGTTCCCCGTGGGTCGGCGTCGGGGCCTGTATCGGCCGGCCCGGCTGCGCGAAGTCGCTGGCGGACGTACGGGCCGAGGCGGGGGCCGCCGTCGGACCGGCCGGACGGCTCCCTGTGTACTGGTCCGGGTGCGAACGCCGCTGCGGGCATCCGCACGGGGAGTGGATCGACGTGGTCGCCACCCCCGACGGACACCGGATCTCCCACGTGCGGGGGGACCTGGCCACCGGGACGGCGACCGTACGGGACGACCCGGTGGCGCTCGCCGCAGCCGTGGCAGCGGCCCGGGGCGCACGCACCTGA